Genomic window (Zingiber officinale cultivar Zhangliang chromosome 2B, Zo_v1.1, whole genome shotgun sequence):
GCACTGGCGAATGCGTCATATTTGCCATCTAATATGGTTAGTCCTGATACATCATCTCCGAGACTTTTTTTGATTAACCTAGATACAGACTTCCGAATGTCCAGTTCATCTGGCAGTGGTAGTGAGGCAAGTAGTTCAGGACAAGGCAAGAAAAATTTGTCCAGTTCTGTCTCAAGTACCTCAGGTAATGCTTCCCCCATCTCTGATAACACAAATGTAGTTAGTTCAGATTTTTTGGTTGGTCTCTTTCCAAAGGAGGAGAATAAAGctaaaagaaaatcaagaaagaaAGACCAGAAGAAGAGGAAGCAACGTAAACGAGTTACATCTACAAGGGATCCCAACAAGTCAGTTGTTCAATGCAATGCAAAGATGCCTATGACCTCTGCTTTTGAGACATCTGCCCCCAGTTCACTTTGCTCTTCAGACAAACATCTCCCAGGTAGTAATTTGTCAGATGAGGTAGCCGTTAGTTTGTTGGACAAGGATGATAGTGCAAATACTAATAAGTTTGTTGACTGTCCAAATTCACTCTTGTCTACATCATTCAGTGATGAGATCGATGATTTTGAAACAGTACCATCTTCTGAAAGATCTAGTGATGATTTACACTGGACCACTACCACTTGGCTTCATTCATCTGGCAATTTTAAAAATGAAGAAGCATTACCATTTTCTTTTGATGGGGGGAATGGAGGAGAGAATTGCAAAGAAAACAATATCTGTGATGGAAATTCTCCCATGGACAAGACGAACAATGACATGAGTGAGAACACTAGTGATGATACTGTAATAGAGTTACCAGTTAAGGATGAAACTGGACCAAGCTCTTCAGAAGTACCAAAGGATCCTCATAGCTATGCTGCATGTTTTTCAAATAATGTCCTTGATGCTTACTGCGGTACTGGAAGAGCAGATTACATCATCCAGGATGACAGCAGCAATGGTTTCCATGTTGTTATTTctggaaagagaagaagaagggctAGAAGAAGGATGAATAATGGAGCTTTGAATGGAGAAAATATGCCCATTAATGCAAATATACATAGTAACATGGAGAAAGATTACAATTACTCCATTTGGCCAAAGCTCCAAAAATTTGGAGAGGAATGTTCTAAACCTAACAGGGTCAAAGTTTCATCTTCACACAGCAAGCTTGCAATGAAGGATGACAAGATGAAATCAGAAGATAGGAAATTTATTGAGCCAAAGAAAAAACAAAGTGGAATAACCCCATGTTCAGGTGGAAATTCCAAAATAGAGGCAAGCCTAGTAGCCTCTAGAGAATCCAAGGCTAGTGTAACTATCACTAAATCTACAGTTGGAAACTCTGTCACTGGTGTTATGTGTGAATCTAACTCAATTGCCAAACAAGCAGAGCATAATGATTGGAATGTAACTTGCACTGCTAAAGCTGATGTGCCGAATGGTATTCAGCAAAGAGAAGGTTTGCAGAATCCACAACCCGTACAACTTAATATCCAAAGTAAAACTGGATCAAAATCACCTGGCAATGAGGTATCTGGAAGATGTGTTTCTAAGCTGACTGATAATGAACTGGAGAAGAGAGTTCCTGTTCCCACAGAGGAATTTTTTTGTCACAATAAACTTAGCTATATTCCAACCACAACAAATCAGCTTGGTCAGGGGAAGATTGAAACTATTTCTGTAAGTGATACCAAAATGAACTCTGAGGACACAGTAGGTTCCATTGTAGGTAATGAAGGTCAAGAACTCATAAAGCCTTGTTTTGGAAGTTACAAAGAATCAAACAATTTGAACAGCATTAGTACCTCAACACAGAATAGAATTCCTGTTGTGACAAGAACTTCAGCAGATATTAACAAGATAATGATAGCTCTTAATGATGTATGCAAACAGCAAAGAGTAGTGGAATATGCTCAATTGATGATTGGCTATCCAATTGCTGATTTTGAGAAATTTCTTTTTTCTGCCTCTCCAATTATTAGACAAACAGAAGGCCAGAATATCTCCTTGAAGAACATTTGGAAATGGTATGAAGAACCTGGTTGCTTTGGGTTGGAAGTGAGTGGACAAGAATTTTGCGATTCAAGAAGACTGCCCAATGGGTATTTGGACTTCA
Coding sequences:
- the LOC122047611 gene encoding uncharacterized protein LOC122047611 isoform X1, yielding MPYKHRRRYSTIEKIAYGRNDSLLLQDLQPPELDPGSPKLMFRPITVIFVDNDALANASYLPSNMVSPDTSSPRLFLINLDTDFRMSSSSGSGSEASSSGQGKKNLSSSVSSTSGNASPISDNTNVVSSDFLVGLFPKEENKAKRKSRKKDQKKRKQRKRVTSTRDPNKSVVQCNAKMPMTSAFETSAPSSLCSSDKHLPGSNLSDEVAVSLLDKDDSANTNKFVDCPNSLLSTSFSDEIDDFETVPSSERSSDDLHWTTTTWLHSSGNFKNEEALPFSFDGGNGGENCKENNICDGNSPMDKTNNDMSENTSDDTVIELPVKDETGPSSSEVPKDPHSYAACFSNNVLDAYCGTGRADYIIQDDSSNGFHVVISGKRRRRARRRMNNGALNGENMPINANIHSNMEKDYNYSIWPKLQKFGEECSKPNRVKVSSSHSKLAMKDDKMKSEDRKFIEPKKKQSGITPCSGGNSKIEASLVASRESKASVTITKSTVGNSVTGVMCESNSIAKQAEHNDWNVTCTAKADVPNGIQQREGLQNPQPVQLNIQSKTGSKSPGNEVSGRCVSKLTDNELEKRVPVPTEEFFCHNKLSYIPTTTNQLGQGKIETISVSDTKMNSEDTVGSIVGNEGQELIKPCFGSYKESNNLNSISTSTQNRIPVVTRTSADINKIMIALNDVCKQQRVVEYAQLMIGYPIADFEKFLFSASPIIRQTEGQNISLKNIWKWYEEPGCFGLEVSGQEFCDSRRLPNGYLDFTAYFVPYLSAVQLFGMSVSSRNCNLNSQVDQTDKSSKSLGSHSTLTLMLQNSCKSADVCLSDFSSEGDLSDKNTPVNQADLIFEYFESDLPPRRPPLFDKTNELMAGDTASDGCIFGNPSVLESIELQDLHPASWYCVAWYPIYRIPIGRLRAAFLTYHSLGNFTRAGNPADSPGACDTLVSPVVGLQSYNDMGENWFRPRNMGSNVPCTNPSTSELVKERLRALRQTAAAMSGTIVSKGDSRSVNRHRDYEFFVSRSR
- the LOC122047611 gene encoding uncharacterized protein LOC122047611 isoform X2; protein product: MMHWRMRHICHLICGSEASSSGQGKKNLSSSVSSTSGNASPISDNTNVVSSDFLVGLFPKEENKAKRKSRKKDQKKRKQRKRVTSTRDPNKSVVQCNAKMPMTSAFETSAPSSLCSSDKHLPGSNLSDEVAVSLLDKDDSANTNKFVDCPNSLLSTSFSDEIDDFETVPSSERSSDDLHWTTTTWLHSSGNFKNEEALPFSFDGGNGGENCKENNICDGNSPMDKTNNDMSENTSDDTVIELPVKDETGPSSSEVPKDPHSYAACFSNNVLDAYCGTGRADYIIQDDSSNGFHVVISGKRRRRARRRMNNGALNGENMPINANIHSNMEKDYNYSIWPKLQKFGEECSKPNRVKVSSSHSKLAMKDDKMKSEDRKFIEPKKKQSGITPCSGGNSKIEASLVASRESKASVTITKSTVGNSVTGVMCESNSIAKQAEHNDWNVTCTAKADVPNGIQQREGLQNPQPVQLNIQSKTGSKSPGNEVSGRCVSKLTDNELEKRVPVPTEEFFCHNKLSYIPTTTNQLGQGKIETISVSDTKMNSEDTVGSIVGNEGQELIKPCFGSYKESNNLNSISTSTQNRIPVVTRTSADINKIMIALNDVCKQQRVVEYAQLMIGYPIADFEKFLFSASPIIRQTEGQNISLKNIWKWYEEPGCFGLEVSGQEFCDSRRLPNGYLDFTAYFVPYLSAVQLFGMSVSSRNCNLNSQVDQTDKSSKSLGSHSTLTLMLQNSCKSADVCLSDFSSEGDLSDKNTPVNQADLIFEYFESDLPPRRPPLFDKTNELMAGDTASDGCIFGNPSVLESIELQDLHPASWYCVAWYPIYRIPIGRLRAAFLTYHSLGNFTRAGNPADSPGACDTLVSPVVGLQSYNDMGENWFRPRNMGSNVPCTNPSTSELVKERLRALRQTAAAMSGTIVSKGDSRSVNRHRDYEFFVSRSR
- the LOC122047611 gene encoding uncharacterized protein LOC122047611 isoform X3, which produces MPMTSAFETSAPSSLCSSDKHLPGSNLSDEVAVSLLDKDDSANTNKFVDCPNSLLSTSFSDEIDDFETVPSSERSSDDLHWTTTTWLHSSGNFKNEEALPFSFDGGNGGENCKENNICDGNSPMDKTNNDMSENTSDDTVIELPVKDETGPSSSEVPKDPHSYAACFSNNVLDAYCGTGRADYIIQDDSSNGFHVVISGKRRRRARRRMNNGALNGENMPINANIHSNMEKDYNYSIWPKLQKFGEECSKPNRVKVSSSHSKLAMKDDKMKSEDRKFIEPKKKQSGITPCSGGNSKIEASLVASRESKASVTITKSTVGNSVTGVMCESNSIAKQAEHNDWNVTCTAKADVPNGIQQREGLQNPQPVQLNIQSKTGSKSPGNEVSGRCVSKLTDNELEKRVPVPTEEFFCHNKLSYIPTTTNQLGQGKIETISVSDTKMNSEDTVGSIVGNEGQELIKPCFGSYKESNNLNSISTSTQNRIPVVTRTSADINKIMIALNDVCKQQRVVEYAQLMIGYPIADFEKFLFSASPIIRQTEGQNISLKNIWKWYEEPGCFGLEVSGQEFCDSRRLPNGYLDFTAYFVPYLSAVQLFGMSVSSRNCNLNSQVDQTDKSSKSLGSHSTLTLMLQNSCKSADVCLSDFSSEGDLSDKNTPVNQADLIFEYFESDLPPRRPPLFDKTNELMAGDTASDGCIFGNPSVLESIELQDLHPASWYCVAWYPIYRIPIGRLRAAFLTYHSLGNFTRAGNPADSPGACDTLVSPVVGLQSYNDMGENWFRPRNMGSNVPCTNPSTSELVKERLRALRQTAAAMSGTIVSKGDSRSVNRHRDYEFFVSRSR